One segment of Streptomyces sp. XD-27 DNA contains the following:
- a CDS encoding PIG-L family deacetylase, with the protein MAEDLRGDAPTPPSGAPRCAPTRRHTLAALAAMTAATAAGCGLSPSRTDPKPNAPVRAVDPLAAEPFTPVTGKEDAVLLQVLAHPDDDLYFMNPDASHLMRAGTPVVCVYVTAGEAAGINRVHGGPMPEPDKAGYSSARHQGLRQAYAEMLGLDRFARWQRSVMELPGGVRAEANVLANGRRKVQLIFLNIAMLAKDGVRIPHLWDVPGVEAQTLVATGSPLQETVTYDHQTLVDVLAGIMDRVRPTVIHTLDPDPDFQVHDAAHPRDNDQPGCSDHRDHTPVALFTWKAISQWVADASRRDRRAPRFVTTAFRGYYNQRWPDNLPKQVVGDKARPIRAYGGAPDWACGNQAGCGDYSQGGNRPLLNRKRWIRSTHYRYPGALPVPETDRDGRLIAYGVLGTRAVRWQETSRGSGRFGAPRNLGGGPLAPALAAVKDTVGRQLLFALRFSALEGQGRPNTREIVLLEERTPGGAFKQWMSLGTPDADPEHGRRVGAPAAVATPDGRVHLFVRTAGKGIATRVRDKRGQWGPWQPLGGEEIQDGLTVLLDADGRIQVFARGRDSVHHWSQDARNGPVLSRPHSGLPVAGNQPGAALTPDGEIAVVYRTPAAAQPTLHTLGPARPAAPAELRHFDGYGPVAAHTVRAPDGKKSLLLLSRSLDGEALLRYGTAPGTRPLRSPARLVPVGTPVLLPGGPDQLCVVAQSASATPWIWRPRPTSDA; encoded by the coding sequence ATGGCTGAAGATCTCCGGGGCGATGCCCCCACACCGCCGAGCGGCGCGCCGCGGTGCGCGCCCACCCGCCGCCACACCCTCGCGGCGCTGGCCGCGATGACGGCCGCCACCGCCGCGGGCTGCGGGCTGTCCCCCAGCCGGACGGACCCCAAGCCCAACGCGCCGGTCCGCGCGGTCGACCCGCTCGCCGCCGAGCCCTTCACCCCCGTCACGGGCAAGGAGGACGCGGTGCTGCTCCAGGTCCTCGCCCACCCGGACGACGACCTGTACTTCATGAACCCGGACGCGTCCCACCTGATGCGCGCCGGCACCCCGGTCGTCTGCGTCTACGTCACCGCGGGCGAGGCCGCGGGCATCAACCGGGTCCACGGCGGCCCCATGCCCGAGCCCGACAAGGCCGGCTACTCCTCCGCCCGCCACCAGGGGCTGCGCCAGGCCTACGCGGAGATGCTGGGCCTGGACCGCTTCGCCCGCTGGCAGCGGTCGGTCATGGAGCTCCCCGGCGGCGTCCGGGCCGAGGCCAACGTGCTGGCCAACGGCCGCCGCAAGGTCCAGCTGATCTTCCTGAACATCGCGATGCTCGCCAAGGACGGCGTGCGGATCCCGCACCTGTGGGACGTGCCCGGCGTCGAGGCGCAGACCCTGGTCGCCACCGGTTCACCGCTCCAGGAGACGGTGACGTACGACCACCAGACCCTCGTCGACGTCCTCGCCGGGATCATGGACCGGGTCCGGCCCACCGTGATCCACACCCTCGACCCGGACCCGGACTTCCAGGTCCACGACGCCGCCCACCCCAGGGACAACGACCAGCCCGGCTGCTCGGACCACCGCGACCACACCCCCGTCGCGCTGTTCACCTGGAAGGCCATATCGCAGTGGGTCGCGGACGCCTCCCGGCGGGACAGGCGCGCGCCGCGCTTCGTCACCACCGCCTTCCGCGGCTACTACAACCAGCGCTGGCCGGACAACCTGCCCAAGCAGGTGGTGGGCGACAAGGCCCGCCCCATCCGGGCCTACGGCGGCGCCCCGGACTGGGCGTGCGGCAATCAGGCAGGCTGCGGCGACTACAGCCAGGGCGGCAACCGTCCGCTGCTCAACCGCAAGCGCTGGATCCGCTCCACCCACTACCGCTACCCCGGCGCCCTGCCCGTCCCGGAGACCGACCGCGACGGCCGGCTCATCGCCTACGGGGTCCTGGGCACCCGCGCCGTCCGCTGGCAGGAGACCTCCCGGGGCAGCGGGCGGTTCGGCGCGCCGCGCAACCTCGGCGGCGGACCGCTGGCCCCCGCGCTGGCCGCCGTCAAGGACACCGTGGGCCGCCAGCTGCTCTTCGCCCTGCGCTTCTCCGCGCTGGAGGGCCAGGGGCGCCCCAACACCCGCGAGATCGTCCTCCTGGAGGAGCGCACCCCGGGCGGCGCGTTCAAGCAGTGGATGTCCCTGGGCACCCCGGACGCGGACCCGGAGCACGGCCGCCGCGTCGGCGCCCCGGCCGCCGTGGCGACCCCCGACGGCCGCGTCCACCTCTTCGTCCGTACCGCGGGCAAGGGCATCGCCACCCGCGTACGCGACAAGCGCGGCCAGTGGGGGCCGTGGCAGCCGCTGGGCGGCGAGGAGATCCAGGACGGGCTGACCGTGCTGCTGGACGCCGACGGCCGGATCCAGGTCTTCGCCCGCGGGCGCGACAGCGTGCACCACTGGTCCCAGGACGCCCGGAACGGCCCGGTCCTGTCGCGGCCGCACAGCGGACTGCCGGTCGCGGGCAACCAGCCCGGCGCCGCCCTCACCCCCGACGGCGAGATCGCGGTGGTCTACCGCACCCCCGCGGCCGCCCAGCCGACCCTGCACACCCTGGGACCGGCCCGGCCCGCCGCCCCGGCCGAGCTGCGGCACTTCGACGGGTACGGTCCGGTCGCCGCCCACACCGTCCGGGCGCCGGACGGAAAGAAGAGCCTGCTGCTGCTCAGCCGGTCCCTCGACGGCGAGGCCCTGCTCCGCTACGGCACCGCGCCGGGCACCCGGCCGCTGCGCTCCCCCGCCCGCCTGGTCCCGGTCGGCACCCCCGTGCTGCTGCCGGGCGGCCCGGACCAGCTGTGCGTCGTCGCCCAGTCGGCGTCCGCCACGCCGTGGATCTGGCGGCCGCGGCCCACCTCCGACGCGTGA
- the rpsJ gene encoding 30S ribosomal protein S10, with protein sequence MAGQKIRIRLKAYDHEVIDSSAKKIVETVTRTGASVAGPVPLPTEKNVYCVIKSPHKYKDSREHFEMRTHKRLIDILDPTPKTVDSLMRLDLPAGVDIEIKL encoded by the coding sequence ATGGCGGGACAGAAGATCCGCATCCGGCTCAAGGCCTACGACCACGAGGTCATCGACTCCTCGGCGAAGAAGATCGTCGAGACGGTGACCCGCACTGGTGCGTCGGTCGCGGGCCCGGTGCCGCTGCCCACTGAGAAGAACGTGTACTGCGTCATCAAGTCGCCGCACAAGTACAAGGACTCGCGCGAGCACTTCGAGATGCGCACGCACAAGCGCCTCATCGACATCCTCGACCCCACGCCGAAGACGGTTGACTCGCTGATGCGTCTCGACCTGCCGGCGGGCGTCGACATCGAGATCAAGCTCTGA
- the rplC gene encoding 50S ribosomal protein L3: protein MAKQIKGVLGEKLGMTQVWDESNRVVPVTVVKAGPCVVTQVRTADTDGYNAVQIAFGEIDPRKVNKPLKGHFAKADVTPRRHLVELRTADASEYTLGQEVTAEVFESGVKVDVTGTSKGKGTAGVMKRHGFRGLGAGHGTQRKHRSPGSIGGCATPGRVFKGLRMAGRMGNERVTTQNLTVHAVDAEKGLLLIKGAVPGPNGGLVLVRTAAKGA, encoded by the coding sequence ATGGCTAAGCAGATCAAGGGCGTCCTGGGCGAGAAGCTCGGCATGACGCAGGTCTGGGACGAGAGCAACCGCGTCGTCCCGGTGACCGTCGTCAAGGCCGGTCCCTGCGTCGTTACCCAGGTCCGTACCGCTGACACGGACGGCTACAACGCCGTCCAGATCGCCTTCGGCGAGATCGACCCGCGCAAGGTGAACAAGCCCCTCAAGGGCCACTTCGCCAAGGCCGACGTCACCCCGCGCCGCCACCTGGTGGAGCTGCGTACCGCTGACGCCAGCGAGTACACGCTCGGCCAGGAGGTCACCGCCGAGGTGTTCGAGTCCGGTGTCAAGGTCGACGTGACCGGCACCAGCAAGGGCAAGGGCACCGCCGGTGTCATGAAGCGCCACGGCTTCCGCGGCCTCGGCGCCGGCCACGGCACCCAGCGCAAGCACCGCTCGCCGGGCTCCATCGGTGGCTGCGCCACCCCGGGCCGCGTGTTCAAGGGCCTGCGCATGGCCGGCCGCATGGGCAACGAGCGGGTCACCACCCAGAACCTGACCGTCCACGCCGTTGACGCGGAGAAGGGCCTGCTGCTCATCAAGGGCGCGGTTCCTGGTCCGAACGGCGGCCTCGTCCTGGTCCGTACCGCGGCCAAGGGGGCCTGA
- the rplD gene encoding 50S ribosomal protein L4, producing MSTIDILSPAGDKAGTVELPAEIFDAQVSVPLIHQVVVAQLAAARQGTHKTKTRGEVRGGGKKPYRQKGTGRARQGSTRAPQFAGGGVVHGPVPRDYSQRTPKKMKAAALRGALSDRARHDRIHVVTGVVDGDISTKAAKSLLGKISERKNLLLVVERSDEAAWLSARNLPQVHILEPGQLNTYDVLVSDDVVFTQAAFESFVSGPKAAQTEGSEA from the coding sequence ATGAGCACCATTGACATCCTTTCGCCGGCAGGCGACAAGGCCGGGACCGTCGAGCTCCCCGCGGAGATCTTCGACGCGCAGGTCAGCGTTCCGCTGATCCACCAGGTCGTCGTCGCACAGCTGGCCGCTGCCCGCCAGGGCACGCACAAGACGAAGACTCGCGGCGAGGTCCGCGGCGGTGGCAAGAAGCCGTACCGCCAGAAGGGCACCGGTCGCGCCCGCCAGGGTTCGACCCGCGCGCCGCAGTTCGCCGGCGGTGGCGTCGTGCACGGTCCCGTGCCGCGCGACTACAGCCAGCGCACCCCGAAGAAGATGAAGGCCGCCGCCCTGCGCGGTGCCCTCTCCGACCGGGCGCGCCACGACCGCATCCACGTGGTGACCGGCGTGGTGGACGGCGACATCTCCACCAAGGCCGCCAAGTCCCTGCTGGGCAAGATCAGCGAGCGCAAGAACCTGCTCCTGGTCGTCGAGCGCTCGGACGAGGCCGCGTGGCTGTCTGCCCGCAACCTGCCCCAGGTGCACATCCTGGAGCCGGGCCAGCTGAACACGTACGACGTGCTCGTCTCCGACGACGTGGTCTTCACCCAGGCCGCTTTCGAGTCCTTCGTGTCTGGCCCCAAGGCCGCTCAGACTGAAGGGAGCGAGGCCTGA
- the rplW gene encoding 50S ribosomal protein L23: MSEATITSKTYSDPRDILVKPVVSEKSYALLDENKYTFIVDPRANKTQIKQAVEAVFSVKVTGVNTINRQGKRKRTKTGFGKRANTKRAIVTLAEGNRIDIFGGPVS; this comes from the coding sequence ATGTCTGAGGCCACGATCACCAGCAAGACCTACTCGGACCCGCGCGACATCCTCGTCAAGCCGGTCGTCTCCGAGAAGAGCTACGCGCTGCTGGACGAGAACAAGTACACGTTCATCGTCGACCCGCGTGCGAACAAGACCCAGATCAAGCAGGCCGTCGAGGCGGTCTTCTCGGTCAAGGTCACCGGGGTCAACACGATCAACCGGCAGGGTAAGCGCAAGCGCACCAAGACCGGTTTCGGTAAGCGCGCCAACACCAAGCGCGCCATCGTGACCCTTGCCGAGGGCAACCGTATCGACATCTTCGGCGGCCCGGTCTCCTAA
- the rplB gene encoding 50S ribosomal protein L2 — MGIRKYKPTTPGRRGSSVADFVEITRSTPEKSLVRPLHSKGGRNNAGRITVRHQGGGHKRAYRVIDFRRHDKDGVPAKVAHIEYDPNRTARIALLHYADGEKRYIIAPRGLNQGDRIENGPGADIKPGNNLALRNIPVGTTIHAIELRPGGGAKFARSAGASVQLLAKEGSMAHLRMPSGEIRLVDVRCRATVGEVGNAEQSNINWGKAGRMRWKGVRPTVRGVVMNPVDHPHGGGEGKTSGGRHPVSPWGQKEGRTRSPKKASNKYIVRRRKTNKKR; from the coding sequence ATGGGTATCCGCAAGTACAAGCCGACGACCCCGGGCCGTCGTGGCTCCAGCGTCGCCGACTTCGTCGAGATCACGCGGTCCACGCCGGAGAAGTCGCTGGTCCGCCCGCTGCACAGCAAGGGCGGTCGTAACAACGCCGGTCGCATCACTGTTCGCCACCAGGGTGGCGGTCACAAGCGTGCGTACCGCGTCATCGACTTCCGTCGTCACGACAAGGACGGCGTCCCGGCGAAGGTCGCTCACATCGAGTACGACCCGAACCGCACCGCGCGCATCGCGCTGCTGCACTACGCGGACGGCGAGAAGCGCTACATCATCGCGCCGCGTGGTCTGAACCAGGGCGACCGGATTGAGAACGGCCCCGGCGCCGACATCAAGCCCGGCAACAACCTGGCGCTGCGCAACATCCCGGTCGGTACGACCATCCACGCCATCGAGCTGCGGCCCGGCGGCGGCGCGAAGTTCGCCCGCTCCGCGGGTGCCTCCGTGCAGCTGCTGGCGAAGGAGGGCTCCATGGCCCACCTTCGTATGCCGTCGGGTGAGATCCGCCTGGTCGACGTCCGCTGCCGCGCCACCGTCGGCGAGGTCGGCAACGCCGAGCAGTCGAACATCAACTGGGGCAAGGCCGGCCGTATGCGCTGGAAGGGCGTCCGCCCGACCGTGCGTGGTGTGGTCATGAACCCGGTCGACCACCCGCACGGTGGTGGTGAGGGCAAGACCTCCGGTGGTCGCCACCCGGTCTCGCCGTGGGGTCAGAAGGAGGGTCGTACTCGTTCTCCCAAGAAGGCGAGCAACAAGTACATCGTCCGCCGCCGCAAGACGAACAAGAAGCGCTAG
- the rpsS gene encoding 30S ribosomal protein S19, whose translation MPRSLKKGPFVDDHLIKKVDVQNEAGTKNVIKTWSRRSMIVPAMLGHTIAVHDGRKHVPVFVTESMVGHKLGEFAPTRTFRGHEKDDRKSRRR comes from the coding sequence ATGCCGCGCAGTCTCAAGAAGGGGCCCTTCGTCGACGACCACCTGATCAAGAAGGTGGATGTCCAGAACGAAGCCGGCACCAAGAACGTCATCAAGACCTGGTCCCGCCGCTCGATGATCGTCCCGGCCATGCTCGGCCACACGATCGCGGTGCACGACGGCCGCAAGCACGTCCCGGTGTTCGTCACCGAGTCGATGGTCGGCCACAAGCTCGGCGAGTTCGCGCCGACCCGCACCTTCCGCGGCCACGAGAAGGACGACCGCAAGTCGCGTCGTCGCTGA
- the rplV gene encoding 50S ribosomal protein L22: protein MEARAQARYIRVTPMKARRVVDLIRGMDATEAQAVLRFAPQAASVPVGKVLDSAIANAAHNYDHSDASTLFISEAYVDEGPTLKRFRPRAQGRAYRIRKRTSHITVVVSSKEGTR, encoded by the coding sequence ATGGAAGCCAGGGCCCAGGCGCGGTACATCCGCGTCACGCCCATGAAGGCCCGCCGCGTGGTGGACCTCATCCGTGGCATGGATGCCACGGAGGCTCAGGCGGTCCTGCGTTTCGCCCCGCAGGCCGCGAGCGTGCCGGTGGGCAAGGTGCTGGACAGCGCCATTGCCAACGCCGCGCACAACTACGACCACAGTGACGCCTCCACGCTGTTCATCAGCGAGGCGTACGTCGACGAGGGCCCGACCCTGAAGCGGTTCCGTCCGCGCGCCCAGGGCCGTGCCTACCGGATCCGCAAGCGGACCAGCCACATCACCGTGGTCGTCAGCAGCAAGGAAGGAACCCGGTAA
- the rpsC gene encoding 30S ribosomal protein S3: protein MGQKVNPHGFRLGITTDFKSRWYADKLYKDYVKEDVAIRRMMTSGMERAGISKVEIERTRDRVRVDIHTARPGIVIGRRGAEADRIRGDLEKLTGKQVQLNILEVKNPEVDAQLVAQAVAEQLSSRVSFRRAMRKSMQSAMKAGAKGIKIQCGGRLGGAEMSRSEFYREGRVPLHTLRANVEYGFFEAKTTFGRIGVKVWIYKGDVKNIAEVRAENAAARAGNRPSRGGSDRPQRRGGERGGRGRKPQQQSAAAEAPKAEAAAAAPAAESTGTEA, encoded by the coding sequence ATGGGCCAGAAGGTTAACCCGCACGGGTTCCGGCTCGGCATCACCACGGACTTCAAGTCCCGGTGGTACGCCGACAAGCTGTACAAGGACTACGTCAAGGAAGACGTCGCCATCCGTCGGATGATGACGTCCGGCATGGAGCGCGCCGGTATCTCCAAGGTGGAGATCGAGCGCACCCGTGACCGCGTGCGGGTGGACATCCACACCGCTCGTCCGGGCATCGTCATCGGCCGCCGCGGCGCCGAGGCCGACCGCATCCGCGGCGACCTGGAGAAGCTGACGGGCAAGCAGGTCCAGCTGAACATCCTCGAGGTCAAGAACCCCGAGGTCGACGCTCAGCTCGTGGCCCAGGCCGTCGCCGAGCAGCTGTCCTCCCGTGTCTCCTTCCGCCGCGCCATGCGTAAGAGCATGCAGTCGGCCATGAAGGCGGGCGCCAAGGGCATCAAGATCCAGTGCGGTGGCCGTCTCGGCGGCGCCGAGATGTCCCGCTCGGAGTTCTACCGCGAGGGCCGTGTGCCGCTGCACACCCTCCGCGCGAACGTCGAGTACGGCTTCTTCGAGGCCAAGACCACCTTCGGCCGCATCGGCGTCAAGGTGTGGATCTACAAGGGCGACGTGAAGAACATCGCCGAGGTCCGCGCCGAGAACGCCGCCGCCCGCGCCGGCAACCGCCCGTCGCGTGGTGGCAGCGACCGCCCGCAGCGCCGTGGTGGCGAGCGCGGTGGCCGCGGCCGTAAGCCGCAGCAGCAGAGTGCCGCTGCCGAGGCCCCCAAGGCCGAGGCCGCTGCCGCTGCTCCGGCTGCTGAGAGCACCGGAACGGAGGCCTGA
- the rplP gene encoding 50S ribosomal protein L16 — protein MLIPRRVKHRKQHHPKRSGMAKGGTELAFGEYGIQAVTPAYVTNRQIEAARIAMTRHIKRGGKVWINIYPDRPLTKKPAETRMGSGKGSPEWWIANVKPGRVMFELSYPNEKIAREALTRAAHKLPMKCRIVRREAGES, from the coding sequence ATGCTGATCCCTCGCAGGGTCAAGCACCGCAAGCAGCACCACCCGAAGCGGTCCGGCATGGCCAAGGGCGGCACGGAGCTGGCGTTCGGCGAGTACGGCATCCAGGCCGTCACGCCGGCGTACGTCACCAACCGCCAGATCGAGGCGGCTCGTATCGCGATGACCCGCCACATCAAGCGTGGCGGCAAGGTCTGGATCAACATCTACCCGGACCGTCCGCTGACCAAGAAGCCTGCCGAGACCCGCATGGGTTCCGGTAAGGGTTCGCCGGAGTGGTGGATCGCGAACGTCAAGCCCGGTCGGGTGATGTTCGAGCTGTCCTACCCGAACGAGAAGATTGCGCGTGAGGCGCTCACCCGCGCTGCTCACAAGCTCCCGATGAAGTGCCGGATCGTGCGGCGCGAGGCAGGTGAGTCGTGA
- the rpmC gene encoding 50S ribosomal protein L29, with protein MAAGTKASELRELNNEDLVAKLREAKEELFNLRFQAATGQLENHGRLKAVRKDIARIYTLMRERELGIETVESA; from the coding sequence ATGGCGGCCGGTACCAAGGCGTCCGAGCTGCGTGAGCTGAACAACGAGGACCTCGTTGCGAAGCTTCGTGAGGCCAAGGAAGAGCTGTTCAACCTCCGCTTCCAGGCGGCGACCGGACAGCTTGAGAACCACGGCCGGCTGAAGGCCGTCCGCAAGGACATCGCCCGGATCTACACCCTGATGCGGGAGCGCGAGCTCGGCATCGAGACGGTGGAGAGCGCCTGA
- the rpsQ gene encoding 30S ribosomal protein S17, protein MSEKNVTETNERGFRKTREGLVVSDKMDKTVVVAVEDRVKHALYGKVIRRTNKLKAHDEQNAAGVGDRVLLMETRPLSATKRWRVVEILEKAK, encoded by the coding sequence ATGAGCGAGAAGAATGTGACTGAGACGAACGAGCGCGGTTTCCGCAAGACCCGTGAGGGTCTGGTCGTCAGCGACAAGATGGACAAGACCGTCGTCGTCGCTGTCGAGGACCGCGTCAAGCACGCGCTGTACGGCAAGGTCATCCGCCGTACCAACAAGCTCAAGGCGCACGACGAGCAGAACGCCGCGGGTGTCGGCGACCGCGTCCTCCTCATGGAGACCCGGCCGCTGTCCGCGACGAAGCGCTGGCGCGTCGTCGAGATCCTCGAGAAGGCCAAGTAA
- the rplN gene encoding 50S ribosomal protein L14 — MIQQESRLRVADNTGAKEILCIRVLGGSGRRYAGIGDVIVATVKDAIPGGNVKKGDVVKAVVVRTVKERRRPDGSYIRFDENAAVILKNDGDPRGTRIFGPVGRELREKKFMKIISLAPEVL; from the coding sequence GTGATCCAGCAGGAGTCGCGACTGCGTGTCGCCGACAACACTGGTGCGAAGGAGATCCTTTGCATCCGTGTTCTCGGTGGTTCCGGTCGCCGCTACGCGGGCATCGGTGACGTCATCGTCGCCACCGTCAAGGACGCGATCCCCGGTGGCAACGTGAAGAAGGGCGACGTCGTCAAGGCTGTCGTCGTGCGCACCGTCAAGGAGCGCCGCCGCCCGGACGGCTCGTACATCCGCTTCGACGAGAACGCGGCCGTCATCCTCAAGAACGATGGCGACCCCCGCGGCACCCGTATCTTCGGCCCGGTGGGCCGTGAGCTGCGCGAGAAGAAGTTCATGAAGATCATCTCGCTCGCGCCGGAGGTGCTGTAA
- the rplX gene encoding 50S ribosomal protein L24, whose translation MKIKKGDLVQVITGKDKGKQGKVIEAYPREDRVLVEGVNRVKKHTKAGQTARGSKTGGIITVEAPIHVSNVQLVVEKDGNKVVTRVGYRFDDEGNKIRVAKRTGEDI comes from the coding sequence ATGAAGATCAAGAAGGGCGACCTGGTCCAGGTCATCACCGGTAAGGACAAGGGCAAGCAGGGCAAGGTCATCGAGGCCTACCCCCGCGAGGACCGCGTCCTGGTCGAGGGTGTCAACCGGGTCAAGAAGCACACCAAGGCCGGTCAGACCGCCCGTGGCTCCAAGACCGGCGGCATCATCACGGTCGAGGCCCCGATCCACGTGAGCAACGTTCAGCTCGTGGTGGAGAAGGACGGCAACAAGGTCGTCACCCGCGTCGGGTACCGCTTCGACGACGAGGGCAACAAGATCCGCGTTGCCAAGCGGACCGGTGAGGACATCTGA
- the rplE gene encoding 50S ribosomal protein L5 has protein sequence MTATTNAPRLKTRYREEIAGKLREEFSYENVMQIPGLTKIVVNMGVGDAARDSKLIEGAIRDLTTITGQKPAVTKARKSIAQFKLREGQPIGAHVTLRGDRMWEFLDRLLSLALPRIRDFRGLSPKQFDGRGNYTFGLTEQVMFHEIDQDKIDRVRGMDITVVTTATNDDEGRALLRHLGFPFKEA, from the coding sequence ATGACTGCCACCACCAACGCGCCGCGTCTCAAGACGCGCTACCGCGAAGAGATCGCCGGCAAGCTGCGTGAGGAGTTCTCGTACGAGAACGTCATGCAGATCCCGGGTCTGACCAAGATCGTGGTCAACATGGGTGTGGGCGACGCCGCCCGCGACTCCAAGCTGATCGAGGGCGCCATCCGCGACCTCACCACGATCACCGGTCAGAAGCCCGCCGTCACCAAGGCCCGTAAGTCCATCGCGCAGTTCAAGCTGCGTGAGGGCCAGCCGATCGGTGCCCACGTCACCCTCCGCGGTGACCGCATGTGGGAGTTCCTGGACCGCCTGCTGTCGCTCGCGCTGCCGCGCATCCGCGACTTCCGCGGTCTGTCGCCGAAGCAGTTCGACGGCCGGGGCAACTACACCTTCGGTCTCACGGAGCAGGTCATGTTCCACGAGATCGACCAGGACAAGATCGACCGCGTCCGGGGTATGGACATCACCGTGGTGACCACGGCGACCAACGACGACGAGGGCCGCGCCCTCCTTCGTCACCTCGGCTTCCCGTTCAAGGAGGCGTGA
- a CDS encoding type Z 30S ribosomal protein S14, producing the protein MAKKALIAKAARKPKFGVRAYTRCQRCGRPHSVYRKFGLCRVCLREMAHRGELPGVTKSSW; encoded by the coding sequence GTGGCGAAGAAGGCTCTTATTGCCAAGGCCGCCCGCAAGCCGAAGTTCGGTGTGCGCGCGTACACCCGCTGCCAGCGCTGCGGCCGTCCGCACTCCGTCTACCGCAAGTTCGGCCTGTGCCGCGTGTGCCTTCGTGAGATGGCTCACCGTGGCGAGCTGCCGGGCGTGACCAAGAGCTCCTGGTAA
- the rpsH gene encoding 30S ribosomal protein S8 produces MTMTDPIADMLTRLRNANSAYHDTVVMPHSKIKSHIAEILQQEGYITGWKVEDAEVGKNLVLELKFGPNRERSIAGIKRISKPGLRVYAKSTNLPKVLGGLGVAIISTSHGLLTGQQAQKKGVGGEVLAYVW; encoded by the coding sequence ATGACCATGACTGATCCGATCGCAGACATGCTCACGCGTCTGCGTAACGCGAACTCGGCGTACCACGACACCGTCGTGATGCCGCACAGCAAGATCAAGTCGCACATCGCGGAAATCCTCCAGCAGGAGGGCTACATCACCGGCTGGAAGGTCGAGGACGCCGAGGTCGGCAAGAACCTCGTCCTCGAGCTGAAGTTCGGCCCGAACCGCGAGCGCTCGATCGCCGGCATCAAGCGGATCTCGAAGCCGGGCCTGCGGGTCTACGCAAAGTCCACCAACCTGCCGAAGGTCCTCGGCGGCCTGGGCGTGGCGATCATCTCCACGTCCCACGGTCTCCTGACCGGTCAGCAGGCGCAGAAGAAGGGCGTGGGTGGGGAAGTCCTCGCCTACGTCTGGTAG
- the rplF gene encoding 50S ribosomal protein L6: protein MSRIGKLPIQVPAGVDVTIDGRTVAVKGPKGTLTHTVAAPIEVTKGEDGTLQVLRPNDERQNKALHGLSRTLVANMITGVTQGYSKALEISGVGYRVQAKGSNLEFALGYSHPIVVEAPEGITFKVESPTKLSVEGIDKQKVGEVAANIRKLRKPDPYKAKGVKYAGEVIRRKVGKAGK from the coding sequence ATGTCGCGAATCGGCAAGCTCCCCATCCAGGTTCCCGCTGGTGTGGACGTCACCATCGACGGTCGCACGGTTGCGGTGAAGGGTCCCAAGGGCACCCTCACGCACACCGTTGCCGCGCCGATCGAGGTCACCAAGGGCGAGGACGGCACCCTGCAGGTGCTGCGCCCGAACGACGAGCGTCAGAACAAGGCCCTGCACGGCCTGTCCCGCACGCTGGTGGCGAACATGATCACCGGCGTGACCCAGGGTTACAGCAAGGCGCTCGAGATCAGCGGTGTCGGTTACCGCGTCCAGGCGAAGGGCTCCAACCTGGAGTTCGCCCTGGGCTACAGCCACCCGATCGTCGTTGAGGCCCCCGAGGGCATCACCTTCAAGGTCGAGTCCCCGACCAAGCTCAGCGTCGAGGGCATCGACAAGCAGAAGGTCGGCGAGGTCGCCGCGAACATCCGCAAGCTGCGGAAGCCCGACCCGTACAAGGCCAAGGGCGTGAAGTACGCGGGCGAGGTCATCCGCCGCAAGGTCGGAAAGGCTGGTAAGTAA
- the rplR gene encoding 50S ribosomal protein L18, with protein MAYGVKIAKGDAYKRAAIKRRHIRVRKRINGTPERPRLVVTRSNRGITAQVIDDIAGHTLASASHLDASIRGGEGDKSAQAKKVGALVAERAKAAGVEAVVFDRGGNQYAGRIAALADAAREAGLKF; from the coding sequence ATGGCATACGGTGTGAAGATCGCCAAGGGTGACGCCTACAAGCGTGCCGCGATCAAGCGTCGCCACATCCGCGTCCGTAAGCGGATCAATGGCACGCCGGAGCGTCCCCGTCTGGTCGTGACGCGGTCCAACCGCGGTATCACCGCCCAGGTCATCGACGACATCGCGGGCCACACGCTGGCCTCGGCGTCGCACCTGGACGCGTCGATCCGCGGTGGCGAGGGCGACAAGAGCGCCCAGGCGAAGAAGGTCGGTGCCCTGGTCGCCGAGCGTGCCAAGGCCGCCGGTGTCGAGGCCGTCGTGTTCGACCGCGGTGGCAACCAGTACGCCGGGCGCATCGCCGCTCTGGCGGACGCCGCCCGCGAGGCCGGGCTGAAGTTCTAA